Proteins found in one Aquibium microcysteis genomic segment:
- the eno gene encoding phosphopyruvate hydratase, protein MTAIVDIIGREILDSRGNPTVEVDVVLEDGSMGRAAVPSGASTGAHEAVELRDGGPRYLGKGVERAVEAVNGEIFEAIGGMEAESQIHIDRTMIELDGTANKSRLGANAILGVSLAVAKAAAEASGLPLYRYVGGASAHVLPVPMMNIINGGAHADNPIDFQEFMIIPLGAPTFRDAVRWGSEIFHTLKKGLKDAGHNTNVGDEGGFAPNLKSATAALDFIMGSIEKAGYKPGEDVAIGLDCAATEFFKDGNYVYEGERKTRDPKAQAKYLAKLAADYPIISIEDGMAEDDWEGWKVLTDLVGKSCQLVGDDLFVTNSSRLRDGIRMGVANSILVKVNQIGSLTETLDAVETAHKAAYTAVMSHRSGETEDSTIADLAVATNCGQIKTGSLARSDRLAKYNQLIRIEEELGRQARYAGRSIFKG, encoded by the coding sequence ATGACCGCCATCGTCGACATCATCGGCCGCGAAATTCTCGACAGCCGCGGCAATCCGACCGTCGAGGTCGACGTGGTGCTGGAGGACGGCTCGATGGGCCGTGCCGCGGTGCCGTCGGGCGCCTCGACCGGCGCGCACGAGGCCGTGGAGCTGCGCGACGGCGGCCCGCGCTATCTCGGCAAGGGCGTCGAGCGCGCCGTCGAGGCGGTCAACGGCGAGATCTTCGAGGCCATCGGCGGCATGGAGGCCGAGAGCCAGATCCACATCGACCGGACGATGATCGAGCTCGACGGCACCGCCAACAAGAGCCGCCTCGGCGCCAACGCCATCCTCGGCGTGTCGCTGGCGGTCGCCAAGGCCGCGGCCGAGGCGTCCGGCCTGCCGCTCTACCGCTATGTCGGCGGCGCCTCCGCCCACGTGCTGCCGGTCCCGATGATGAACATCATCAACGGCGGCGCCCATGCCGACAACCCGATCGACTTCCAGGAATTCATGATCATCCCGCTCGGCGCGCCGACCTTCCGCGATGCCGTGCGCTGGGGCTCGGAAATCTTCCACACCCTGAAGAAGGGTCTGAAGGACGCCGGCCACAACACCAACGTCGGCGACGAGGGCGGTTTCGCGCCGAACCTGAAGAGCGCCACCGCCGCGCTCGACTTCATCATGGGCTCGATCGAGAAGGCCGGCTACAAGCCCGGCGAGGACGTGGCGATCGGCCTCGACTGCGCCGCGACCGAGTTCTTCAAGGACGGCAACTACGTCTACGAGGGCGAGCGCAAGACCCGCGACCCGAAGGCGCAGGCGAAGTACCTGGCGAAGCTCGCCGCCGACTACCCGATCATCTCCATCGAGGACGGCATGGCCGAGGACGACTGGGAGGGCTGGAAGGTCCTGACCGACCTCGTCGGCAAGTCGTGCCAGCTGGTCGGCGACGACCTCTTCGTCACCAACTCGTCGCGGCTGCGCGACGGCATCCGCATGGGGGTGGCCAACTCGATCCTCGTCAAGGTCAACCAGATCGGCTCCCTCACGGAGACGCTGGACGCGGTCGAGACGGCGCACAAGGCGGCCTACACCGCGGTCATGTCCCACCGCTCGGGCGAGACCGAGGATTCGACCATCGCCGACCTCGCGGTGGCCACCAATTGCGGGCAGATCAAGACCGGCTCGCTCGCGCGCTCCGACCGGCTCGCCAAGTACAACCAGCTCATCCGCATCGAGGAGGAGCTCGGCCGGCAGGCGCGCTACGCCGGCAGGTCCATCTTCAAGGGCTGA
- a CDS encoding FtsB family cell division protein translates to MWTRQYKKRNTGRYIVPALATLFLGYFGFHAFHGEYGISSKLRLEERKAVLIAELDRKRAIREELEQRVQLLRDGTIEKDMLDEQARRALNLSGPDEITIMRTFAEQN, encoded by the coding sequence ATGTGGACGCGTCAGTACAAGAAACGGAACACCGGCCGGTACATCGTGCCTGCCCTGGCGACGCTGTTCCTCGGCTATTTCGGCTTCCACGCCTTCCATGGCGAATACGGGATCTCCTCGAAGCTCCGGCTGGAGGAGCGCAAGGCGGTCCTGATCGCCGAGCTCGACCGCAAGCGGGCGATCCGCGAGGAGCTCGAGCAGCGCGTCCAGCTGCTGCGCGACGGCACGATCGAGAAGGACATGCTCGACGAGCAGGCCCGCCGCGCGCTCAATCTGTCGGGCCCCGACGAGATCACCATCATGCGGACCTTCGCTGAACAGAATTGA
- the pdhA gene encoding pyruvate dehydrogenase (acetyl-transferring) E1 component subunit alpha has protein sequence MKAAAKKTSPKPRTDAEGVGAVKTPKPVEFDKEQELSAYRGMLLIRRFEEKAGQLYGMGFIGGFCHLYIGQEAVVTGLRMAMKDGDQMITAYRDHGHMLAMDMSPRGVMAELTGRRGGYSRGKGGSMHMFSKEKNFYGGHGIVGAQVSLGTGLAFANRYRGNDFVSLTFFGDGAANQGQVYESFNMASLWKLPVIYVIENNRYAMGTSVTRSSAETDFSHRGISFRIPGIQVDGMDVRAVKAAGDLALDWCRSGKGPIILEMQTYRYRGHSMSDPAKYRSKDEVQKMRSEHDPIEQVRARLVEKKWASEEDLKAIDKEVRDIVADSADFAQTDPEPDVSELYTDILR, from the coding sequence ATGAAGGCGGCGGCGAAGAAGACGTCCCCGAAACCCCGGACCGATGCCGAGGGCGTCGGCGCGGTGAAGACCCCGAAGCCCGTCGAGTTCGACAAGGAGCAGGAACTCTCCGCCTATCGCGGCATGCTGCTCATCCGCCGCTTCGAGGAGAAGGCCGGCCAGCTCTACGGCATGGGCTTCATCGGCGGCTTCTGCCATCTCTACATCGGCCAGGAGGCGGTGGTGACCGGCCTGCGCATGGCGATGAAGGACGGCGACCAGATGATCACCGCCTATCGCGACCACGGCCACATGCTGGCCATGGACATGTCGCCGCGCGGCGTGATGGCCGAGCTGACCGGCCGCCGGGGAGGCTACTCCCGCGGCAAGGGCGGCTCCATGCACATGTTCTCCAAGGAGAAGAATTTCTACGGCGGCCACGGCATCGTCGGCGCGCAGGTCTCGCTCGGCACCGGGCTCGCCTTCGCCAACCGCTACCGCGGCAACGACTTCGTGTCGCTGACCTTCTTCGGCGACGGCGCGGCCAACCAGGGCCAGGTCTACGAGAGCTTCAACATGGCCTCGCTGTGGAAGCTGCCGGTGATCTACGTCATCGAGAACAACCGCTACGCCATGGGCACGTCGGTGACGCGCTCGTCGGCCGAGACCGACTTCTCGCATCGCGGCATCTCCTTCAGGATCCCCGGCATCCAGGTCGACGGCATGGACGTGCGCGCCGTGAAGGCGGCGGGCGATCTGGCGCTCGACTGGTGCCGCTCCGGCAAGGGGCCGATCATCCTCGAGATGCAGACCTACCGCTACCGCGGCCACTCCATGTCCGATCCGGCGAAGTACCGCTCCAAGGACGAGGTCCAGAAGATGCGCTCCGAGCACGATCCGATCGAGCAGGTCAGGGCGCGGCTCGTCGAGAAGAAGTGGGCGAGCGAGGAGGATCTGAAGGCGATCGACAAGGAGGTGCGCGACATCGTGGCCGACTCCGCCGACTTCGCGCAGACCGACCCGGAGCCGGATGTCTCGGAACTCTACACCGACATCCTGCGCTGA
- a CDS encoding pyruvate dehydrogenase complex E1 component subunit beta has protein sequence MPVDILMPALSPTMEEGTLSKWLKKEGDSVAPGDVIAEIETDKATMEVEAVDEGTLGKILVPAGTENVKVNTPIAVLLAEGESAGAAAEARPAASEAASKPAAEAPKAAADDAGGKARKATDEPAAKEALSVPAQPKEAVAADPDIPAGTEMVPTTVREALRDAMAEEMRRDGDVFIMGEEVAEYQGAYKITQGLLQEFGAKRVVDTPITEHGFAGVGVGAAMAGLKPIVEFMTFNFAMQAIDQIVNSAAKTLYMSGGQMGAPIVFRGPNGAAARVAAQHSQDYAAWYGHIPGLKVIQPYTAADAKGLLKAAIRDPNPVIFLENEILYGQTFDVPKLDDFVLPIGKARIHRKGRDATIVSFGIGMTYAVKAADRLAEEGIDVEIVDLRTIRPMDLDTVIESVKKTNRLVTVEEGFPQSSVGDHIASQVMQRAFDHLDAPVITICGKDVPMPYAANLEKLALPNVGEVVEAVKAVCYRR, from the coding sequence ATGCCCGTGGACATCCTGATGCCGGCCCTCTCGCCCACGATGGAAGAGGGCACGCTGTCGAAATGGCTGAAGAAGGAGGGCGACAGCGTCGCCCCCGGCGACGTGATCGCCGAGATCGAGACCGACAAGGCGACCATGGAGGTCGAAGCCGTCGACGAGGGGACGCTGGGAAAGATCCTCGTCCCGGCAGGCACCGAGAACGTCAAGGTCAACACGCCGATCGCCGTGCTGCTGGCTGAGGGCGAGAGCGCCGGCGCTGCCGCCGAGGCCAGGCCCGCGGCGTCCGAGGCGGCCTCGAAGCCCGCCGCCGAAGCGCCGAAGGCCGCGGCCGACGATGCCGGCGGCAAGGCGCGCAAGGCCACCGACGAGCCGGCCGCCAAGGAGGCGCTGTCCGTTCCCGCCCAGCCGAAGGAGGCGGTCGCCGCCGATCCCGACATTCCGGCCGGCACCGAGATGGTGCCGACCACCGTCCGCGAGGCGCTGCGCGACGCCATGGCCGAGGAGATGCGCCGCGACGGCGACGTCTTCATCATGGGCGAGGAAGTGGCCGAGTATCAGGGCGCCTACAAGATCACGCAGGGCCTGCTGCAGGAGTTCGGCGCCAAGCGCGTCGTCGACACGCCGATCACCGAGCATGGCTTTGCCGGCGTCGGCGTCGGCGCGGCGATGGCCGGGCTGAAGCCGATCGTCGAGTTCATGACCTTCAACTTCGCCATGCAGGCGATCGACCAGATCGTCAACTCCGCCGCCAAGACCCTCTACATGTCCGGCGGCCAGATGGGCGCGCCGATCGTCTTCCGCGGTCCCAACGGTGCCGCCGCGCGCGTCGCCGCCCAGCACAGCCAGGACTATGCCGCCTGGTACGGCCACATTCCGGGCCTCAAGGTGATCCAGCCCTACACCGCCGCCGATGCCAAGGGCCTGCTCAAGGCGGCGATCCGCGACCCCAATCCGGTGATCTTCCTCGAGAACGAGATCCTCTACGGCCAGACCTTCGACGTGCCGAAGCTCGACGATTTCGTGCTGCCGATCGGCAAGGCGCGCATCCACCGCAAGGGCAGGGATGCCACGATCGTCTCCTTCGGCATCGGCATGACCTATGCCGTGAAGGCCGCCGACAGGCTGGCCGAGGAAGGCATCGACGTCGAGATCGTCGACCTCAGGACCATCCGTCCGATGGACCTCGACACCGTGATCGAGAGCGTGAAGAAGACCAACCGCCTCGTCACGGTCGAGGAAGGCTTTCCGCAGTCGTCCGTCGGCGACCACATCGCCAGCCAGGTGATGCAGCGCGCCTTCGACCATCTCGACGCGCCCGTCATCACCATCTGCGGCAAGGACGTCCCGATGCCCTACGCCGCCAACCTCGAAAAGCTCGCGCTGCCGAACGTCGGCGAGGTGGTCGAGGCGGTGAAGGCGGTGTGCTACCGTCGCTGA
- a CDS encoding Uma2 family endonuclease has product MSASATDRKKPATYADLEAVPEHLVAEIIDGVLRTHPRPSRRHVAAASSLGDELVGPFQKGRGGPGGWLILDEPEIHLRDDVVVPDLAGWRRDRLVDHPETNFFTVAPDWICEVLSGSTERRDRTVKRKIYARHGVSFLWLVDPRQQMLEAFALVDGAWVLRGTWNSDDEVRAPPFDAIAFSLADLWPFDPPLGMNEDPTPYYAGDR; this is encoded by the coding sequence GTGAGCGCATCCGCAACGGACAGGAAGAAGCCGGCGACCTATGCCGACCTCGAGGCCGTGCCGGAGCATCTGGTCGCGGAGATCATCGACGGCGTGCTGCGGACGCACCCGCGGCCGTCGCGCAGGCATGTCGCCGCCGCGAGTTCGCTCGGAGACGAACTCGTTGGCCCCTTTCAAAAGGGGCGCGGGGGACCTGGTGGCTGGTTGATCCTCGACGAGCCCGAGATTCATCTCCGCGACGACGTCGTGGTGCCTGATCTCGCCGGGTGGCGGCGGGACCGTCTTGTGGACCACCCGGAAACGAACTTTTTTACCGTAGCTCCGGATTGGATTTGCGAAGTCCTGTCGGGGTCGACGGAACGGCGGGATCGGACCGTGAAGCGGAAAATCTATGCGCGGCACGGTGTATCGTTCCTCTGGCTGGTCGACCCGCGCCAGCAGATGCTCGAAGCATTCGCACTGGTGGACGGTGCGTGGGTGCTTCGTGGAACGTGGAACTCCGACGACGAAGTCCGCGCGCCGCCCTTCGACGCCATTGCCTTCTCGCTCGCCGACCTGTGGCCATTCGACCCGCCGCTCGGCATGAACGAAGACCCGACACCCTACTACGCCGGAGACAGATAG
- a CDS encoding pyruvate dehydrogenase complex dihydrolipoamide acetyltransferase: MEEGNLAKWLVKEGDHVAPGDVIAEIETDKATMEVEAVDEGTVAKLVVPAGTEGVKVNAVIAILAAEGEDAGDAAKGGGEAAPAKAEAKQDEAPISPPVGEMSAKPTEGGAAPPTSPSVTPPSALPGISPTRGEISQSRIFASPLARRIAKDAGVDLSAIEGSGPHGRVVKADVEKAVAGGAKAAAPAQKAAPAAAEAPAAAPAARPMSDDTVLKLFEEGSYDLIPHDGMRRTIAARLTESHQTVPSYFVSMDCEIDALLKLRAEINAASPMLKTEKGEVPAYKLSVNDFIIKAMALALRDVPMANASWTSTARVRHKHSDVGVAVAIPDGLITPIIRKAEQKTLSVISNEMKDLARRARDKKLKPQEYQGGTTAVSNLGMFGVSNFTSIINPPHASIVSIGAGVEKPVVKKGAVAIATIMTATFAFDHRVIDGALGAELAAAFQRHIEKPMGMLV; the protein is encoded by the coding sequence ATGGAGGAGGGCAACCTCGCCAAGTGGCTGGTCAAGGAAGGCGACCACGTCGCGCCCGGCGACGTCATCGCCGAGATCGAGACCGACAAGGCGACCATGGAAGTGGAGGCCGTCGACGAGGGCACGGTGGCGAAGCTCGTCGTCCCGGCCGGCACCGAAGGCGTCAAGGTCAACGCGGTGATCGCGATCCTGGCCGCCGAGGGCGAGGATGCGGGGGATGCCGCCAAGGGCGGCGGCGAAGCCGCGCCCGCCAAGGCCGAGGCGAAGCAGGACGAGGCGCCTATCTCCCCACCCGTGGGGGAGATGTCGGCGAAGCCGACAGAGGGGGGCGCTGCCCCGCCGACCTCTCCGTCCGTCACGCCCCCCTCTGCCCTGCCGGGCATCTCCCCCACGAGGGGGGAGATCAGCCAATCCCGCATCTTCGCGTCCCCGCTCGCCCGCCGCATCGCCAAGGATGCCGGCGTGGACCTCTCCGCCATCGAGGGCTCCGGCCCGCATGGCCGCGTGGTGAAGGCCGACGTCGAGAAGGCGGTCGCCGGTGGTGCCAAGGCCGCAGCCCCGGCGCAGAAGGCAGCCCCCGCCGCCGCAGAAGCCCCCGCCGCCGCACCCGCCGCCAGGCCCATGTCCGACGACACCGTGCTGAAGCTCTTCGAGGAGGGGTCCTACGACCTCATCCCGCATGACGGCATGCGCCGGACGATCGCCGCGCGGCTGACCGAATCGCACCAGACGGTGCCGTCCTATTTCGTCTCGATGGACTGCGAGATCGACGCGCTCCTGAAGCTGCGCGCCGAGATCAACGCCGCCTCGCCGATGCTGAAGACCGAGAAGGGCGAGGTTCCGGCCTACAAGCTCTCCGTCAACGACTTCATCATCAAGGCGATGGCGCTGGCGCTGCGCGACGTGCCGATGGCCAACGCCTCCTGGACCTCGACGGCCCGCGTCCGCCACAAGCACTCCGACGTCGGCGTCGCGGTGGCGATCCCCGACGGGCTGATCACGCCGATCATCCGCAAGGCCGAACAGAAGACGCTCTCCGTCATCTCCAACGAGATGAAGGACCTCGCCAGACGCGCCCGCGACAAGAAGCTGAAGCCGCAGGAATACCAGGGCGGCACGACGGCCGTGTCGAACCTCGGCATGTTCGGCGTCTCGAACTTCACCTCCATCATCAACCCGCCGCACGCCTCGATCGTCTCGATCGGCGCAGGCGTCGAGAAGCCGGTGGTGAAGAAGGGCGCGGTCGCCATCGCCACCATCATGACCGCCACCTTCGCCTTCGACCACCGCGTCATCGACGGCGCGCTGGGCGCGGAACTCGCGGCCGCCTTCCAGCGCCACATCGAGAAGCCGATGGGGATGCTGGTTTAG
- a CDS encoding SGNH/GDSL hydrolase family protein, translating to MKTVLCYGDSLTWGYNAEGPSRHAYADRWPSVLQAALGHQAVVIAEGLNGRTTAFDDHLGGADRNGARALPVSLVSHGPLDLVILLLGTNDMKPFVCGRAIGAKQGMRRLIDIVRGTAYPLGAPPPEILIVAPPPLSETADPDFAAMFEGGIEQSGMLASLYGDLADDTQCGFFDAASIVETTPLDGVHLDAQATRALGKALEPIVRMMLGL from the coding sequence ATGAAAACCGTCCTCTGCTACGGCGATTCCCTCACCTGGGGCTACAACGCCGAAGGCCCGTCCCGCCACGCTTATGCCGACCGCTGGCCGAGCGTGCTGCAGGCCGCACTCGGGCACCAGGCGGTGGTCATCGCGGAGGGGCTGAACGGCCGCACCACCGCCTTCGACGATCATCTGGGCGGGGCCGACCGCAACGGCGCGCGCGCGCTGCCCGTCTCGCTGGTCAGCCACGGCCCGCTCGACCTCGTGATCCTGCTGCTCGGCACCAACGACATGAAGCCCTTCGTCTGCGGCCGCGCCATCGGCGCCAAGCAGGGCATGCGGCGGCTGATCGACATCGTGCGCGGCACCGCCTATCCGCTCGGCGCCCCGCCGCCCGAGATCCTGATCGTCGCGCCGCCGCCGCTCTCCGAGACCGCCGATCCCGATTTCGCGGCGATGTTCGAGGGCGGCATCGAGCAGTCCGGGATGCTGGCGAGCCTTTACGGCGATCTCGCCGACGACACGCAGTGCGGCTTCTTCGACGCCGCCTCGATCGTCGAGACGACGCCGCTCGACGGCGTCCACCTCGATGCGCAGGCCACGCGCGCGCTCGGCAAGGCGCTGGAACCGATCGTGCGCATGATGCTCGGACTGTAG
- a CDS encoding YdcH family protein codes for MSHTPHELAEEFPQHGALIHHMRLTDGHFHRLANAYHEVNREIHRAETDVEPMDDLHVAELRKRRMRLKDEIYTMLVRHEPSPAPVTEG; via the coding sequence ATGTCGCACACACCGCACGAACTGGCCGAGGAGTTTCCGCAGCACGGCGCGCTGATCCACCACATGCGCCTGACCGATGGCCATTTCCACCGGCTGGCCAACGCGTATCATGAGGTGAACCGCGAGATTCACCGCGCCGAGACCGACGTCGAGCCGATGGACGACCTGCACGTCGCCGAGCTGCGCAAGCGGCGGATGCGGCTGAAGGACGAGATCTACACCATGCTGGTGCGGCACGAGCCGTCGCCGGCACCCGTGACGGAGGGGTGA
- the lpdA gene encoding dihydrolipoyl dehydrogenase, protein MSETYDVIIIGGGPGGYVTAVRAAQLGLKTAVVEREHLGGICSNWGCIPTKALLRSAEVLHLAEHAKDYGLSLEGRISPDLKAVVERSRGVAGRMNSGVAFLMKKNKVDVIWGEAKITKAGKGAAEIVVSKPSKKPMQPQHPAPKNTKGEGTYAAKHLIVATGARPRALPGIEPDGRLIWTYFEAMVPEKMPKSLLVMGSGAIGIEFASFYRTMGVDVTVVEVMKQVMPVEDAEISELARRRFEKQGMKIHLEAKVVKVEKGADSVTAHVEMKGGTVEKITADRMISAVGVVGNVEGIGLEAVGVKTERGTIVIDEWCRTSVPGIYAIGDVAGPPMLAHKAEHEGVICVEKIAGLHPHPLDKALIPGCTYCHPQVASVGLTEARAKEAGHDVRVGRFPFVANGKAVALGEDQGLVKTVFDAKTGQLLGAHMVGAEVTELIQGFVVAMNLETTEEDLMHAVFPHPTLSEMMKESVLDAYGRALNA, encoded by the coding sequence ATGTCCGAGACCTATGACGTCATCATCATCGGCGGCGGCCCCGGCGGCTATGTCACCGCGGTTCGCGCCGCCCAGCTCGGCCTGAAGACCGCCGTCGTCGAGCGCGAGCATCTCGGCGGCATCTGCTCCAACTGGGGCTGCATCCCCACCAAGGCGCTCTTGCGCTCGGCCGAGGTGCTGCATCTGGCCGAACACGCGAAGGACTACGGGCTCTCGCTCGAAGGCCGCATCTCGCCCGACCTGAAGGCGGTCGTCGAGCGTTCGCGCGGCGTCGCCGGCCGCATGAATTCCGGCGTCGCCTTCCTGATGAAGAAGAACAAGGTCGACGTCATCTGGGGCGAGGCGAAGATCACGAAGGCCGGCAAGGGCGCCGCCGAGATCGTCGTGTCGAAGCCGTCGAAGAAGCCCATGCAGCCGCAGCATCCGGCGCCGAAGAACACGAAGGGCGAGGGCACCTACGCGGCGAAGCACCTGATCGTGGCCACCGGCGCCCGCCCGCGCGCGCTGCCCGGCATCGAGCCCGACGGCAGGCTCATCTGGACCTATTTCGAGGCCATGGTGCCCGAGAAGATGCCGAAGTCGCTGCTGGTCATGGGCTCCGGCGCCATCGGCATCGAATTCGCCTCCTTCTACCGGACCATGGGCGTCGACGTCACCGTCGTCGAGGTGATGAAGCAGGTGATGCCGGTCGAGGACGCCGAGATCTCGGAACTCGCGCGCAGGCGCTTCGAGAAGCAGGGCATGAAGATCCATCTCGAGGCCAAGGTGGTGAAGGTCGAGAAGGGCGCCGACTCGGTCACCGCCCATGTCGAGATGAAGGGCGGCACGGTGGAGAAGATCACTGCCGACCGCATGATCTCGGCCGTCGGCGTCGTCGGCAACGTCGAGGGCATCGGCCTGGAGGCGGTCGGCGTGAAGACCGAACGCGGCACGATCGTCATCGACGAGTGGTGCCGCACCTCGGTGCCCGGCATCTATGCCATCGGCGACGTCGCCGGCCCGCCGATGCTCGCCCACAAGGCCGAGCACGAGGGCGTCATCTGCGTCGAGAAGATCGCCGGTCTCCATCCGCATCCGCTCGACAAGGCGCTGATCCCCGGCTGCACCTACTGCCACCCACAGGTGGCGTCGGTCGGCCTCACCGAGGCAAGGGCGAAGGAGGCCGGCCACGACGTCCGCGTCGGCCGCTTCCCCTTCGTGGCCAACGGCAAGGCGGTGGCGCTGGGCGAGGACCAGGGGCTGGTCAAGACCGTGTTCGACGCGAAGACCGGCCAGCTCCTCGGCGCCCACATGGTCGGCGCGGAGGTCACCGAACTGATCCAGGGCTTCGTCGTCGCCATGAACCTCGAGACCACCGAGGAAGACCTCATGCACGCCGTCTTCCCGCACCCGACGCTGTCGGAAATGATGAAGGAGAGCGTGCTCGACGCCTACGGCCGCGCCCTGAACGCCTGA
- a CDS encoding GlsB/YeaQ/YmgE family stress response membrane protein: MEDAGVGWIAAIIIGGIAGWLAEKFMKSSMGVLMNIILGIVGAIVANALLGVFGIALGGWIGYLIAGFIGACILIAIARLFRR, translated from the coding sequence ATGGAAGACGCAGGCGTCGGCTGGATCGCAGCCATCATCATCGGCGGCATCGCCGGCTGGCTGGCCGAAAAGTTCATGAAGAGCAGCATGGGCGTGCTGATGAACATCATCCTCGGCATCGTCGGCGCCATCGTCGCCAACGCGCTGCTCGGTGTGTTCGGCATCGCGCTCGGCGGCTGGATCGGCTATCTGATCGCCGGCTTCATCGGCGCCTGCATCCTGATCGCCATCGCGCGGCTGTTCAGACGCTGA
- the lipA gene encoding lipoyl synthase, which translates to MVTVLDTTARPRQRHPEKAHRPDQEVLRKPDWIRVRAPVSKGYAETREIVRSHKLVTVCEEAGCPNIGECWDKKHATFMIMGEICTRACAFCNVATGRPEALDRAEPESVAKAVRQMGLAHVVITSVDRDDLDDGGARHFAEVIHAIRALSPGTTIEILTPDFLRKDGALEVVVAARPDVFNHNLETVPSNYLTVRPGARYFHSIRLLQRVKELDPGMFTKSGIMVGLGEERNEVLQLMDDLRVADVDFLTIGQYLQPTKKHHPVKAFVTPEEFRSYETVAYTKGFLMVSASPLTRSSHHAGDDFARLKAARDRKLAATA; encoded by the coding sequence ATGGTCACCGTCCTCGACACGACAGCCCGTCCCCGCCAGCGCCATCCCGAGAAGGCGCACCGGCCGGATCAGGAGGTGCTGCGCAAGCCGGACTGGATCCGCGTGCGCGCGCCCGTCTCGAAGGGCTATGCGGAAACGCGCGAGATCGTGCGGTCGCACAAGCTGGTTACGGTGTGCGAGGAGGCCGGCTGCCCCAACATCGGCGAATGCTGGGACAAGAAGCACGCCACCTTCATGATCATGGGCGAGATCTGCACCCGCGCCTGTGCCTTCTGCAACGTCGCGACCGGCCGCCCCGAGGCGCTCGACCGCGCCGAGCCGGAGAGCGTGGCGAAGGCCGTGCGTCAGATGGGGCTCGCCCACGTCGTGATCACGTCGGTCGACCGCGACGACCTCGACGACGGCGGCGCCCGGCATTTCGCCGAGGTGATCCACGCCATCCGCGCGCTGTCGCCGGGCACCACGATCGAGATCCTGACGCCCGACTTCCTGCGCAAGGACGGGGCGCTGGAGGTGGTGGTGGCGGCGAGGCCCGACGTGTTCAACCACAATCTGGAGACCGTGCCGTCGAACTACCTGACGGTGCGCCCCGGCGCGCGCTATTTCCACTCGATCCGGCTGCTGCAGCGGGTGAAGGAGCTCGACCCGGGCATGTTCACCAAGTCGGGCATCATGGTGGGGCTCGGCGAGGAGCGCAACGAGGTGCTGCAGCTGATGGACGACCTGCGCGTCGCCGACGTCGACTTCCTGACCATCGGGCAATATCTGCAGCCGACGAAGAAGCACCATCCGGTCAAGGCCTTCGTGACGCCCGAGGAGTTCCGCTCCTACGAGACGGTCGCCTACACCAAGGGCTTCCTGATGGTCTCGGCCTCGCCGCTGACGCGCTCCTCGCACCATGCCGGCGACGATTTCGCCCGGCTGAAGGCCGCGCGCGACCGCAAGCTCGCGGCCACCGCCTGA
- a CDS encoding type II toxin-antitoxin system RatA family toxin — MPKYETVHPVRHAPERMYALVMDVERYPQFLPMCEALSVRSRKEREGVEVLVADMTVGYKAIRETFTSQVVAREDERAIDVKYLDGPFRYLENRWRFEPDGKGGTKIHFFIEYEFRSRMLGALMGAMFDRAFRLFAGAFEKRADAVYGAPSADFTDASPSRA, encoded by the coding sequence ATGCCGAAATACGAGACCGTCCACCCCGTCCGTCACGCACCCGAGCGCATGTACGCCTTGGTCATGGACGTCGAGCGCTATCCGCAGTTCCTGCCGATGTGCGAGGCGCTCAGCGTCCGCTCGCGCAAGGAGCGCGAGGGCGTGGAGGTGCTGGTGGCCGACATGACGGTGGGCTACAAGGCCATCCGCGAGACCTTCACCAGCCAGGTGGTGGCGCGCGAGGACGAACGCGCGATCGACGTGAAGTATCTCGACGGTCCGTTCCGCTATCTCGAGAACCGCTGGCGCTTCGAACCGGACGGCAAGGGCGGCACGAAGATCCATTTCTTCATCGAGTACGAGTTCAGGAGCCGCATGCTCGGCGCGCTGATGGGGGCGATGTTCGACCGCGCCTTCCGGCTCTTCGCAGGCGCTTTCGAGAAGCGGGCGGATGCCGTCTACGGCGCGCCCTCCGCCGATTTCACGGATGCGTCACCTTCGCGAGCATGA